Proteins found in one Aspergillus chevalieri M1 DNA, chromosome 2, nearly complete sequence genomic segment:
- a CDS encoding uncharacterized protein (COG:S;~EggNog:ENOG410Q1ZU;~InterPro:IPR036864,IPR001138;~PFAM:PF00172;~go_function: GO:0000981 - DNA-binding transcription factor activity, RNA polymerase II-specific [Evidence IEA];~go_function: GO:0008270 - zinc ion binding [Evidence IEA];~go_process: GO:0006355 - regulation of transcription, DNA-templated [Evidence IEA]) — translation MNYILTSTTTTERSAPTITTTATTTSIMSQPIVPVDTTANKPPRKRNVITRGRTGCLTCRKRRLKCDENKPGCNNCRRIKAVCEGYNQKITFKDQTNLTVEKVKKAARKKAQASNTAKEDTSSDDTSTFSAEEVPSTAKVTQQQASFPPAQFVDCFVGLTSPETVLNDSFDSQDGLVFQDSLLATPPMSTLDDLLSSPAMISSNTGYMTPTSPASIDFLASPTQVVSNATLSLAGAFEFPEDYTYFQYSAGGSFSSISKILPLAELFQSEPMSSHVYDAAIALAALTLSNSKSQPANARSIRRHAFHHSVKAIQSMQNDLTQTGKLGTSTSSNVLRADAALSLFATTMLAANFELQRNSVLHWYSQMRGAALCLSATYTELMKKNTGMLLIRAFSRMALLLRLYNEEYSVTTPAFMPEHLSNWLNKLLRESSNLHDRILLFVEEVTALEIQKRQHPALETAWAVKSADLLHRLEQWRADLPPSEIPVDDHTGAFLTISSSTTANSSTLIRIPALYFPNSPDPCIAAVNYASYLCTRMRARTRYLHNPHHPPNFLDRILPPETEQTALTICRIAASKSPSHFADSFTYSYGMLPSVVGAYRWSSNHGLRAWAKNWLMGFRTIREGIWDVSRTLRLIKMMDEQGNGQGRGNGQAFVAIRAIDEPVDPSPEAEEGDREGPFRVVLSTRGVEGARSNVIMVN, via the exons ATGAACTACATACTTACCTCTACTACAACTACCGAGAGATCCGCACCTACTATTACCACTACTGCTACTACTACCTCTATTATGTCTCAGCCGATTGTTCCGGTCGACACCACGGCCAACAAACCGCCGAGGAAGCGCAATGTGATTACACGCGGGAGGACGGGTTGTTTGACTTGTCGGAAGAGGAGATTGAAGTGTGATGAGAATAAGCCCGGGTGCAATAAT TGCAGGCGTATCAAGGCTGTGTGTGAAGGCTACAACCAGAAGATCACCTTCAAAGACCAGACGAACTTGACTGTCGAAAAAGTCAAAAAGGCTGCTAGGAAGAAGGCACAGGCGTCGAATACCGCTAAGGAAGATACTAGCAGCGACGATACATCGACATTCAGTGCTGAGGAGGTGCCTTCTACGGCCAAAGTCACACAGCAACAAGCGTCATTTCCGCCAGCTCAGTTTGTGGATTGCTTTGTTGGTCTCACGTCGCCTGAGACTGTACTGAATGACAGCTTCGATTCGCAGGATGGGCTCGTGTTCCAGGACAGCCTTCTTGCAACTCCACCTATGTCGACATTGGATGATTTGCTATCGTCGCCTGCTATGATCTCTTCGAATACTGGCTACATGACACCCACCTCGCCAGCCTCGATCGACTTCCTCGCTTCTCCCACTCAGGTTGTCTCCAACGCGACGCTCAGTCTCGCGGGAGCATTTGAGTTTCCGGAGGACTATACATATTTTCAATATTCCGCTGGAGGCAGCTTCTCCAGCATCTCAAAAATTCTACCATTAGCAGAACTATTCCAATCAGAACCCATGTCGTCCCATGTGTATGATGCAGCGATAGCTCTAGCTGCACTTACTCTATCCAACTCCAAGTCACAGCCTGCCAACGCCAGATCTATACGCCGGCACGCGTTCCATCACAGCGTAAAGGCTATACAGAGCATGCAGAATGATTTGACACAAACTGGCAAGCTGGGGACATCGACGTCATCAAATGTTCTCCGTGCAGATGCAGCGCTCTCGCTCTTCGCCACGACCATGTTAGCGGCCAATTTCGAGCTCCAGCGGAACTCCGTCTTGCACTGGTACTCGCAAATGCGAGGCGCCGCATTGTGTCTCAGTGCTACATATACGGAGCTGATGAAGAAAAATACGGGGATGTTGCTGATCCGTGCATTTTCACGGATGGCGCTCTTACTCCGTTTGTATAATGAGGAGTATTCCGTGACGACGCCAGCTTTCATGCCGGAGCATCTCTCAAACTGGCTGAACAAACTCCTCCGCGAGTCATCCAACTTGCACGACCgaatcctcctcttcgtcgaaGAAGTCACAGCCCTTGAGATACAAAAGCGCCAACACCCAGCCCTCGAAACCGCCTGGGCCGTCAAAAGTGCAGACCTTCTCCACCGACTTGAACAATGGCGAGCCGACCTCCCCCCATCCGAAATCCCCGTCGACGACCACACCGGCGCCTTCCTAACtatatcctcctccaccaccgccaactCATCAACCCTGATCCGCATCCCCGCTCTCTACTTCCCCAATTCCCCAGACCCCTGTATTGCTGCCGTGAACTACGCCTCCTACCTCTGCACCCGCATGCGCGCCCGCACCCGCTACCTACACAACCCGCACCATCCCCCCAACTTCCTAGACCGCATCCTGCCCCCCGAAACCGAGCAAACAGCCCTCACAATCTGCCGCATCGCAGCATCCAAATCACCCTCCCACTTTGCCGACTCCTTTACCTACAGCTATGGCATGCTCCCTTCCGTCGTCGGCGCTTACCGCTGGTCCAGCAACCACGGTCTCCGCGCGTGGGCGAAGAACTGGCTTATGGGATTCCGGACGATTAGGGAGGGAATTTGGGATGTATCGCGTACACTGAGGTTGATTAAGATGATGGATGAGCAGGGCAATGGTCAGGGACGGGGGAATGGGCAGGCGTTTGTGGCGATCAGGGCGATTGATGAGCCAGTTGATCCGTCgccggaggcggaggagggggatAGAGAGGGGCCGTTTAGGGTTGTGTTGAGTACGAGGGGGGTGGAGGGGGCAAGGTCGAATGTTATTATGGTTAATTAG
- a CDS encoding putative ABC transporter (COG:Q;~EggNog:ENOG410PU7J;~InterPro:IPR017871,IPR027417,IPR003593,IPR011527, IPR003439,IPR036640;~PFAM:PF00005,PF00664;~TransMembrane:8 (i12-32o38-60i368-391o411-436i448-464o499-529i597-617o629-651i);~go_component: GO:0016021 - integral component of membrane [Evidence IEA];~go_function: GO:0005524 - ATP binding [Evidence IEA];~go_function: GO:0016887 - ATPase activity [Evidence IEA];~go_function: GO:0042626 - ATPase-coupled transmembrane transporter activity [Evidence IEA];~go_process: GO:0055085 - transmembrane transport [Evidence IEA]) produces MQVIVASESVSSALTFLALLFCLLLYTIVGKMPLEPGVVFTVVVVFNIVNSMFSLSVLGAGQYAQATVSLDRLGKFLDQPEKVACSRYEEANTCETASQDTFITVQPEPCKAPIQADLEFIAPGLNVVTGDVGSGKSLLLQSLLFDREKVHKTQFEPIAYAPQNPWLFRGTIRDNILFGTSFNQERYRSVIKCCALEPDLATFKDHDLKDVGEGGSRLSGGQRQRVALARAVYSNAETVLLDDVLLGLDPKTFEWIVNNCILGPQMRNRTVILVSNNDKLLRRAGMIVYMRNGTVSRTARPKMSEIAVIDDGGVVHFSPVSAVGVVSESDCSEGNNKPCEDNNEKSNDFDNLRGRIGFKYISKYIRSFGCRTFIATMALFTISAQAMDIVLPTWLSVWSRAYSGGSSTHPGFFIGIFTGLGVARILLLTISLILLYSGAWRASRDKHMEMLVVVFGATYAWIWRTPAGQAINRFSSDMASLDDTLFKTLRPVLETYLSIAFRILTVSSLVPLFLLPSIVLTGLALYIGYRYRFASTAVKHMYAGSLTPLHHSISETASGLMTVHAYRAEKVLQDRFNAAVDHHVRAWNGVSDLQRWLAVRMDLCVGLISFSVAVLAVTQRHANASTVGLSLTLTTGLCTSLLYLVYLSSLLEVEMTSYYRIENYIKDLPQELGPCDGSNVTEPEEWPTQGVVHIRNLTAGYSWDENEVLKDVNFSALARERVAIVGRTGSGKSSLALSLLRLATKLRGSITIDGVEIDSLDVEKLRQRISLIPQDPTLFDGTIRFNLDPSSRLPDEHLQTILDDVAGAPNKWRLDDPVEGNGKNFSHGERQLIALARAMVSRNRIVILDEGTASLDKDSEARIHIVLRERFRDCTVIAITHQLHNIVDFDRVLVLDQGRVAEQGNPRDLLSAAGKGWFQSLYMQQHGPHPRPHPRTD; encoded by the exons ATGCAAGTTATTGTTGCTTCCGAGAGTGTCTCCTCAGCTCTTACGTTCCTTGCACTCCTCTTTTGTTTGCTATTGTACACCATCGTGGGTAAGATGCCTTTGGAGCCGGGCGTTGTCTTTACGGTGGTGGTTGTCTTCAACATCGTGAATAGTATGTTCAGCCTAAGCGTTCTCGGGGCAGGTCAGTATGCTCAAGCAACGGTCAGTCTCGACCGTCTGGGCAAGTTCCTCGACCAGCCAGAAAAAGTAGCTTGCTCCAGGTATGAGGAAGCAAATACGTGTGAAACTGCTTCCCAGGACACATTCATCACCGTCCAGCCTGAACCGTGCAAAGCGCCAATCCAAGCGGATCTAGAATTTATTGCGCCCGGGTTAAATGTTGTAACCGGCGATGTAGG ATCCGGCAAATCTTTGTTATTGCAGTCGCTGCTCTTTGATAGGGAAAAGGTCCATAAAACACAATTCGAGCCGATCGCTTATGCGCCCCAGAATCCCTGGTTGTTCAGAGGCACCATCAGGGACAACATCCTTTTTGGGACTTCATTCAATCAAGAACGATACAGGAGCGTCATCAAATGCTGCGCGCTAGAACCAGATCTCGCAACCTTCAAAGACCACGACCTGAAGGATGTCGGGGAAGGAGGCAGCAGGCTCTCCGGAGGCCAACGCCAACGAGTTGCTCTTGCTCGAGCAGTTTACTCCAATGCTGAGACCGTGCTTCTGGACGATGttttgttgggattggatcCGAAGACCTTCGAGTGGATTGTTAACAATTGCATTCTGGGACCGCAGATGAGGAATCGCACAGTGATTCTTGTCTCGAACAATGATAAGTTACTAAGAAGGGCCGGTATGATCGTGTATATGAGAAACGGCACAGTTTCTCGAACTGCACGCCCGAAAATGAGTGAAATTGCGGTCATCGACGATGGTGGTGTTGTTCATTTCTCTCCGGTATCTGCCGTTGGTGTTGTCTCAGAAAGCGACTGTTCTGAGGGAAACAATAAACCATGCGAGGACAACAACGAGAAATCAAACGACTTTGACAACCTTCGAGGGCGCATTGGTTTCAAATACA TTAGCAAATACATACGGTCTTTTGGATGTCGCACCTTCATTGCTACCATGGCCCTGTTCACCATCTCAGCCCAGGCTATGGATATTGTATTGCCCACGTGGCTCTCTGTCTGGAGTCGGGCTTATTCTGGGGGCTCTAGCACTCACCCCGGCTTCTTTATTGGCATATTCACAG GCCTCGGAGTTGCGCGTATACTGCTGCTAACCATCTCACTCATCCTTTTATATTCAGGCGCCTGGAGAGCAAGTCGTGACAAGCACATGGAAATGCTAGTTGTAGTTTTTGGTGCCACATATGCTTGGATTTGGCGTACACCAGCTGGACAAGCCATTAACCGGTTTTCTTCCGATATGGCCAGCCTTGATGACACACTATTCAAGACCCTGCGACCAGTTCTCGAAACCTATCTTTCCATCGCCTTCCGCATTCTGACCGTGTCCTCCTTGGTTCCACTCTTCCTGCTACCGTCTATTGTGCTCACAGGTCTTGCGCTCTACATTGGTTATCGCTATCGATTTGCATCAACAGCGGTGAAGCATATGTACGCTGGCAGCCTGACACCTCTCCATCACAGTATCTCCGAAACCGCATCGGGTCTGATGACCGTGCATGCGTACAGGGCGGAGAAGGTTCTACAGGATAGATTCAACGCCGCTGTCGACCATCACGTCCGAGCTTGGAACGGAGTCAGTGACCTCCAGCGATGGCTAGCGGTGAGAATGGACCTTTGCGTTGGACtcatctctttctctgtggCGGTTCTAGCTGTTACACAAAGGCATGCGAATGCATCAACGGTTGGTCTCAGCTTGACACTGACAACGGGGCTGTGCACATCCCTTCTTT ATCTTGTGTATCTTTCAAGTCTCCTGGAAGTGGAGATGACTAGCTATTACAGGATTGAGAACTATATCAAGGATCTCCCACAGGAGCTTGGTCCGTGTGATGGATCTAACGTGACCGAGCCCGAGGAATGGCCAACGCAGGGGGTGGTCCACATTCGGAATCTGACAGCTGGTTATTCTTGGGATGAAAATGAAGTGCTGAAAGACGTTAACTTCAGTGCGCTGGCTAGAGAGCGAGTCGCTATTGTAGGCCGGACAGGAAGCGGGAAGAGTTCGCTCGCGTTGAGTTTGCTTCGACTTGCCACCAAGCTCCGCGGGTCTATTACCATTGACGGTGTCGAAATAGACTCCCTTGACGTGGAGAAATTGCGACAACGCATAAGCCTCATCCCACAGGACCCTACCCTGTTTGACGGAACCATTCGATTCAATTTAGACCCAAGTAGCCGACTGCCCGACGAGCACCTACAGACCATCCTGGATGACGTGGCGGGCGCACCGAACAAATGGAGGCTGGATGACCCAGTCGAAGGAAACGGGAAGAACTTCTCCCATGGCGAACGACAGCTTATCGCTCTTGCTCGGGCAATGGTGAGCCGGAATCGGATAGTCATCCTAGACGAAGGGACAGCGAGCCTTGACAAAGACAGCGAAGCGCGCATCCACATTGTCCTGCGAGAACGATTCCGCGACTGCACCGTCATCGCCATTACACATCAGTTACACAACATCGTCGACTTTGACCGGGTTCTTGTCTTGGACCAAGGCCGAGTAGCCGAGCAAGGGAATCCACGAGATCTATTGAGTGCAGCAGGGAAGGGGTGGTTCCAGTCGCTGTATATGCAGCAACATGGTCCTCATCCGCGGCCTCATCCGCGTACTGATTGA
- the cp7 gene encoding putative carboxypeptidase Y (COG:E,O;~EggNog:ENOG410Q1J2;~InterPro:IPR001563,IPR029058;~MEROPS:MER0003541;~PFAM:PF00450;~go_function: GO:0004185 - serine-type carboxypeptidase activity [Evidence IEA];~go_process: GO:0006508 - proteolysis [Evidence IEA]) produces MVGMLLELGPCHINNGGQGTHRNPYSWTRNSSMIFVDQPVGTGLSYTDPGVNIPTTSSIAAEDMYIFLQIFLKIFPERRRVPFHIAGESFAGHYIPTLSAEIIRQNNLHSDRLVIPLNTTLIGNGYISPLDTTYGYYETLCTTKPGVAEPVFNQTRCQIIADTLPRCLYVYEACYRYPDKDLCKATDQVCGTIKELFHNESHAGGRDPFDITRTCEVEHLCYAATLDIQKYINKPTTWRALQVPQEIGGFSIESMRVASAFASGNDLYSPVMDEVRFTLDSGVDVLIYNGNLDLACNTAGNLRWANSLRWNGQADFASKDLKPWYSVNNRGMRKAGSYKEVFAQTGSTERRFAFVTVDHSGHMVPLDQPEVALDLYTKWLFKEPF; encoded by the exons ATGGTTG GGATGCTACTCGAACTGGGACCATGTCATATCAATAACGGCGGCCAAGGGACGCATAGGAATCCCTATTCGTGGACACGGAATTCCTCCATGATCTTCGTTGATCAACCTGTGGGTACAGGGCTGTCATACACGGACCCTGGGGTAAATATTCCGACAACGTCTTCAATAGCGGCTGAGGACATGTACATTTTCCTCCAGATATTCTTGAAGATCTTTCCGGAGCGACGGCGTGTTCCTTTTCATATAGCGGGGGAGAGCTTTGCA GGACACTATATTCCAACGTTGTCTGCGGAGATCATACGACAAAATAACCTACATAGTGACAGATTGGTTATTCCTTTGAACACGACACTGATAGGAAACGGTTATATCTCACCGTTGGATACAACCTACGGCTACTACGAAACCCTCTGCACAACAAAACCCGGGGTTGCCGAACCTGTCTTTAACCAAACTCGATGTCAGATAATAGCCGACACTCTACCCCGCTGTCTTTATGTATACGAGGCTTGTTATCGATATCCTGATAAAGACCTGTGCAAAGCCACTGACCAAGTATGTGGAACGATCAAAGAGCTCTTTCACAATGAGTCGCATGCGGGCGGAAGAGACCCATTCGACA TTACTCGAACCTGTGAGGTAGAGCACCTCTGTTACGCAGCGACTCTTGACATTCAAAAATACATTAACAAACCGACTACCTGGCGGGCCCTACAAGTACCACAAGAGATCGGCGGCTTTTCCATTGAATCAATGCGAGTAGCATCCGCTTTTGCATCCGGCAACGATCTTTACTCGCCCGTTATGGACGAAGTACGATTTACGTTAGATAGTGGTGTTGATGTGTTGATCTATAACGGAAATCTGGATCTGGCTTGTAATACAGCCGGAAACCTTCGCTGGGCCAATTCTCTCCGTTGGAACGGTCAGGCCGACTTCGCCTCAAAGGACCTGAAGCCATGGTACTCGGTTAATAATAGGGGAATGAGAAAGGCAGGAAGTTACAAGGAAGTTTTTGCGCAAACTGGAAGCACAGAACGGCGGTTTGCATTCGTTACGGTTGATCATTCTGGACACATG GTTCCCTTGGATCAACCCGAGGTGGCTCTCGATCTTTATACGAAATGGCTCTTTAAGGAACCATTCTAG
- the optC gene encoding small oligopeptide transporter, OPT family (COG:P;~EggNog:ENOG410PUEH;~InterPro:IPR004813,IPR004648;~PFAM:PF03169;~TransMembrane:16 (o73-93i100-122o148-172i184-203o209-228i248-278o284-303i315-337o397-417i454-475o481-500i507-525o531-548i634-652o681-698i710-735o);~go_process: GO:0055085 - transmembrane transport [Evidence IEA]), with protein sequence MAEKHGADILVMQEPTLSLRDEGIDLSGRSKELPESRSDTGDESIGEDDLHSPYPDVQASVSDTDEDLPVNTFRAWLLGVVGTIVLTALNQFFQLHNPPLFLSAYIAIFATLPCGKLMAATLPTKVWDVFGFEFTLNPGPFNQKEHSIVAIMASLVTAFDNGSLASDVYVAFDKFLNIPISAGYRFMFLLSTQALSFGIAGLFHRFLVEPAFCVWPATLPICSLLYTFHEKRTQKQEINGWKISRMGFFSIIVVCGAAYQFVPGFLFAGLTTFAWITWIVPKNVTVNQVFGATSGMDLLPLTLDWNQITGYLGSPLLVPSWALVNVFCGSVFFLWIVSPALHWSNVWQGLYMPFSSSGNFDNTGKLYNTTRVMNPDYSLNEAAYYDYSPVYLATTSALSYGLGFAAVASIIVHTILYHRQAVWQGLLATFGLFSQPQKPDIHAKHMQKYKQVPMWWYLTIFLSIFGISIAFLYVYNTSLPWYGLILAIAVNVILLVPTGIMKAICNIQLSTAVISAFIAGYIWPGQMMNNVVFKIFTLVSSAQGLGYIQDMKIGHYMKIPPRVTFAAQCTGILVSWLTQTAVNLWAMGNIEGICTPNASNNFTCPLAQGYATNAVFWGLIGPKRLFSEGSMYRPMLWFFLIGAILPIIFFFLDRYFPKLRLRKIHLPAVFASTASIPPATAANYMAWGLVGLLFNGYIKRKYYAWWMRYNYILSAGLDAALAIGSFLIFFCLIYPGVNVEWFGNSIATQTADGAGTPLRRVSEGETFGVKTWK encoded by the exons ATGGCAGAAAAGCACGGGGCAGACATTTTAGTTATGCAGGAGCCTACCCTATCCTTGAGGGATGAGGGTATTGACCTCTCCGGACGGTCGAAAGAACTTCCAGAAAGCAGATCTGATACTGGAGACGAAAGCATTGGTGAAGATGATCT TCATAGTCCCTATCCAGATGTCCAAGCGAGCGTATCCGACACGGACGAGGATTTGCCCGTCAATACATTTCGAGCATggcttctgggagttgtaGGGACGATTGTTTTGACGGCATTGAATCAATTCTTCCAGCTTCATAATCCGCCTT TGTTTCTTTCCGCATACATTGCGATATTCGCGACTCTACCATGTGGGAAGCTAATGGCCGCTACGCTACCGACAAAGGTGTGGGATGTATTTGGATTCGAGTTCACTCTCAACCCAGGCCCGTTCAACCAGAAAGAACACTCAATCGTAGCCATCATGGCATCCCTAGTGACGGCATTCGATAACGGCTCCCTAGCCTCAGATGTCTACGTCGCCTTTGACAAGTTCCTTAACATCCCTATCTCTGCGGGCTACCGATTCATGTTTCTCCTCAGCACACAGGCTCTGAGTTTCGGCATCGCAGGACTCTTTCATCGATTTCTGGTAGAACCCGCTTTTTGCGTATGGCCAGCAACGCTCCCGATCTGCTCGTTACTCTACACGTTTCACGAAAAGCGGACCCAGAAGCAAGAAATCAACGGATGGAAAATAAGCCGGATGGGATTTTTCTCTATCATCGTTGTCTGTGGAGCAGCTTATCAATTCGTTCCTGGGTTCCTGTTCGCAGGACTCACTACCTTCGCGTGGATTACTTGGATTGTGCCGAAGAATGTGACGGTTAATCAGGTCTTCGGGGCTACGTCGGGCATGGATCTTCTGCCGCTTACTCTTGATTGGAATCAGATAACGGGGTATTTGGGATCGCCGTTATTAGTTCCGTCGTGGGCGTTGGTGAATGTGTTCTGTGGGAGTGTCTTTTTCCTATGGATTGTTTCGCCTGCGCTGCATTGGAGTAATGTGTGGCAGGGGTTGTATATGCCATTCTCATCATCTGGGAATTTCGATAACACAG GAAAATTATATAATACAACTAGGGTGATGAACCCGGATTATTCTCTCAACGAAGCGGCTTATTATGATTATTCCCCGGTCTATCTAGCAACAACCTCGGCCCTTTCATACGGACTTGGCTTCGCAGCCGTGGCATCCATCATCGTCCACACTATCCTCTACCACCGTCAAGCTGTCTGGCAAGGTCTCCTCGCAACATTCGGCCTCTTTTCCCAACCCCAGAAGCCTGACATCCACGCCAAG CACATGCAAAAATACAAACAAGTCCCCATGTGGTGGTACCTAACaatcttcctctccatcttcgGCATCAGCATCGCCTTTCTCTACGTCTACAACACAAGCCTCCCATGGTACGGCCTGATACTTGCCATTGCGGTCAACGTGATCCTCCTCGTACCGACCGGTATTATGAAAGCGATTTGCAACATCCAGCTGTCGACGGCGGTAATATCGGCGTTTATCGCGGGGTATATATGGCCAGGGCAGATGATGAATAATGTTGTGTTTAAGATCTTTACGCTGGTTTCGTCAGCGCAGGGGTTGGGCTATATTCAGGATATGAAAATTGGGCATTATATG AAAATACCGCCCAGAGTCACTTTCGCTGCACAGTGTACCGGGATCTTGGTATCATGGTTGACCCAAACAGCGGTCAATCTCTGGGCCATGGGGAATATCGAAGGAATCTGTACTCCGAATGCAAGCAACAAC TTCACCTGCCCTCTAGCACAAGGCTACGCAACAAACGCCGTCTTCTGGGGCCTCATCGGACCCAAGCGCCTCTTCTCAGAAGGCTCCATGTACCGCCCCATGCTATGGTTCTTCCTCATCGGCGCCATACTCCCCataattttcttcttcctcgaccGATACTTTCCGAAACTTAGACTGCGAAAG ATTCACCTCCCCGCCGTCTTTGCCTCCACAGCGAGTATCCCCCCCGCCACAGCCGCAAACTATATGGCCTGGGGACTCGTGGGTCTGTTGTTTAACGGGTATATCAAGCGCAAGTACTACGCGTGGTGGATGCGGTATAACTACATCTTGTCTGCGGGATTGGATGCAGCGTTGGCGATTGGGAGTTTTCTGATATTTTTTTGTCTGATTTATCCCGGGGTTAATGTGGAGTGGTTTGGGAATAGTATTGCGACGCAGACGGCGGATGGAGCGGGGACCCCTTTGAGGAGGGTTAGTGAGGGTGAGACTTTTGGAGTGAAGACTTGGAAGTAG
- a CDS encoding uncharacterized protein (COG:S;~EggNog:ENOG410PZS7): MTPRELTPEEWRGRLHQNPKPPELLEPLHSLDAKDKNIAEFLEISQDKTNNESTDKDNEAKEIADLEYLARALANTGDGVYAQEIRLLLFKRQLVAEIEQNLLWAQNIIEADIKGRYRVEGKFYKLGEFGFEVKDKEEKETQLAVYKAELQLLNDEYWQDNEHVWRLEANTTLGPMRRAYKACRRKPDWHLSEWLRRDCAGRGGCYGRKCRCCEKARETRGKGILGTALVHAGAVLRVKGALLRGRRQWKRI; this comes from the exons ATGACTCCCAGAGAGCTCACACCAGAAGAATGGCGCGGGCGTCTCCACCAAAACCCCAAACCGCCCGAGCTCCTAGAGCCCCTCCACTCCCTCGACGCCAAGGACAAAAATATCGCTGAATTCCTAGAGATATCACAAGACAAGACAAATAACGAGAGCACGGACAAAGACAACGAAGCCAAGGAAATCGCCGATTTAGAATATCTCGCGCGCGCACTAGCTAATACCGGCGATGGCGTGTACGCGCAGGAAATCCGTCTCCTGCTGTTTAAGAGGCAATTGGTAGCTGAGATTGAGCAAAATCTGCTCTGGGCGCAGAATATCATTGAGGCGGATATTAAGGGCCGGTATCGTGTAGAGGGAAAGTTTT ATAAGCTCGGAGAATTTGGATTTGAAGTAAAGGAtaaggaggagaaagagactCAACTTGCTGTGTACAAGGCTGAACTCCAGCTTCTGAATGATGAGTATTGGCAAGACAACGAACATGTCTGGCGTCTGGAGGCGAATACAACCCTGGGACCCATGAGACGAGCCTATAAAGCGTGCAGACGGAAGCCAGATTGGCATCTTTCTGAATGGCTGCGCCGTGATTGCGCTGGAAGAGGTGGGTGCTATGGACGGAAGTGTCGGTGCTGCGAGAAAGCCCGGGAAACTAGGGGGAAGGGAATTTTGGGCACTGCACTAGTGCATGCCGGTGCTGTATTGCGAGTAAAGGGTGCTCTTCTAAGGGGAAGACGACAGTGGAAGAGGATCTGA
- a CDS encoding putative RING finger domain protein (COG:O;~EggNog:ENOG410PG37;~InterPro:IPR001841,IPR013083;~PFAM:PF17123,PF13923,PF00097,PF13445,PF13639;~TransMembrane:1 (o25-49i)): MSSSSPTPQTDHNKNNNAGLNKQHLIIALAVGLSVVTLIIMCLLLSIFVNNRHSNSDNSEHRRFRPSRSKKPKKSPSERRLRKLDAESPICTLEEWWSRAKIPPLPSDDECDQFTCAICLDSVLRSHEIRDLKCLHVFHRECLDKWYLQDQFHCPLCHRAYFKQQFQPTNEFVWMV, from the exons ATGTCGTCATCGTCACCGACACCGCAGACAGACCATAATAAGAATAATAATGCCGGATTGAACAAACAACATCTGATCATTGCGTTGGCTGTTGGTTTGAGTGTGGTCACCTTGATCATCATGTGCTTGCT TCTCTCCATCTTCGTCAACAACCGCCACAGCAACTCCGACAACAGCGAACATCGGCGCTTTCGTCCCTCTCGCTCCAAAAAACCCAAGAAATCACCCAGCGAACGACGCCTGCGCAAACTCGACGCCGAGTCTCCAATCTGCACCCTCGAGGAATGGTGGTCCCGAGCCAAGATCCCTCCTCTCCCGTCGGATGATGAATGCGATCAGTTTACATG TGCAATATGTCTCGACTCCGTCCTGCGAAGCCACGAGATCCGCGACTTGAAATGCCTACATGTGTTCCATCGCGAGTGTTTGGACAAATGGTATCTGCAGGACCAGTTCCATTGTCCGTTGTGTCATCGGGCGTACTTTAAGCAGCAGTTTCAGCCGACGAATGAGTTTGTGTGGATGGTATGA